Proteins encoded in a region of the Falsibacillus albus genome:
- the katG gene encoding catalase/peroxidase HPI — MENNNRPDQEEHTAAGQCPVTHHKDSAITTTTAPRGTTNKDWWPNQLNLGVLRQHDKKSNPMGDDFNYREEFSKLDYDALKKDLHELMTASQDWWPADYGHYGPFFIRMSWHAAGTYRTADGRGGGAYGSQRFAPLNSWPDNVNLDKARRLLWPIKQKYGNKISWADLLVLTGNVALESMGLNTFGFAGGREDIWHPEEDVYWGTEKEWLADNRYSGDRELEDPLAAVQMGLIYVNPEGPNGKPDPVASARDIRDTFARMAMNDEETVALVAGGHTFGKGHGAGDPSLVGADPEAADLETQGLGWLSTYGSGKGRDTISSGVDGAWTSNPTKWDNGYFDLLFGYEWELTKSAAGAYQWTAVDMAEEHMAPDAEDPSVRVKTMMTTADMALRMDPEYEKISRRYYENPDEFADAFARAWFKLLHRDMGPKARYLGPEVPQEELIWQDPVPAVDYDLSDAEVASLKEKILDSGLTVSELVKTAWASASTYRCSDMRGGANGARIRLAPQKEWEANEPDQLEKVLGVYQELQSQLDKKVSLADLIVLGGSAAIEKAAKDAGFDAAVPFTPGRGDASAEQTDAESFDVLEPVSDGFRNYQKKQYSTSPEEMLVDKAQLLGLTAPEMTVLLGGMRVLGANHNGTKHGVFTDHVGTLTNDFFVNLLDMGVEWKPAGFNQYEGRDRKTGEVVRTATRFDLVFGSNSELRALAEVYAQDDNKEKFVRDFIAAWVKVMDADRFDVKYS; from the coding sequence ATGGAAAACAATAATAGGCCTGATCAAGAAGAGCATACGGCTGCTGGACAGTGTCCGGTCACGCATCACAAGGACAGTGCGATTACGACGACGACGGCTCCCCGTGGTACGACCAATAAGGACTGGTGGCCGAATCAATTGAATTTGGGTGTTCTTCGCCAGCATGATAAGAAATCCAATCCGATGGGCGATGACTTCAACTATCGCGAAGAGTTTTCGAAGTTGGATTACGATGCGCTGAAGAAGGATCTTCATGAGCTGATGACAGCCAGCCAGGATTGGTGGCCGGCGGATTATGGCCATTACGGTCCATTCTTTATCCGGATGTCTTGGCATGCTGCAGGTACATACCGTACGGCTGACGGACGTGGAGGCGGCGCATACGGATCGCAGCGTTTTGCCCCGCTGAACAGCTGGCCGGACAATGTCAACTTGGATAAAGCCCGCCGCCTATTGTGGCCGATCAAGCAGAAGTATGGAAACAAGATTTCCTGGGCTGATTTACTCGTGCTGACAGGAAACGTCGCGCTTGAATCGATGGGCTTGAATACGTTTGGCTTTGCCGGGGGCCGTGAAGATATTTGGCATCCGGAAGAAGATGTGTATTGGGGTACGGAAAAAGAATGGCTTGCAGACAACCGCTACTCCGGCGACCGTGAGCTGGAAGATCCGCTTGCTGCCGTGCAGATGGGGCTGATCTATGTCAATCCGGAGGGTCCGAACGGCAAGCCTGATCCAGTGGCGAGTGCACGTGATATCCGCGACACATTCGCGCGGATGGCGATGAATGATGAGGAGACGGTTGCCCTTGTTGCCGGCGGTCATACATTTGGAAAAGGGCACGGTGCCGGCGATCCATCCCTGGTCGGTGCCGATCCAGAAGCGGCCGACCTTGAAACGCAAGGACTGGGCTGGCTTAGCACCTATGGAAGCGGAAAAGGACGCGATACGATTTCGAGCGGGGTCGATGGCGCTTGGACATCGAATCCGACGAAATGGGATAACGGCTACTTCGATCTGCTGTTCGGGTACGAGTGGGAGCTGACGAAGAGTGCAGCCGGCGCTTACCAATGGACAGCGGTCGATATGGCGGAAGAGCATATGGCCCCGGATGCGGAAGATCCATCGGTCCGTGTGAAGACGATGATGACGACAGCGGATATGGCGCTCCGCATGGATCCGGAATACGAAAAGATTTCCCGCCGCTATTACGAGAACCCGGACGAGTTTGCCGATGCCTTCGCACGCGCCTGGTTCAAGCTGCTTCACCGCGACATGGGACCGAAGGCACGATACCTGGGGCCAGAGGTTCCACAGGAAGAATTGATCTGGCAGGATCCCGTACCGGCAGTAGACTATGATCTGTCTGATGCGGAAGTGGCGAGCCTGAAAGAGAAAATCCTCGACTCCGGATTGACCGTGAGCGAACTGGTGAAAACCGCTTGGGCTTCCGCGAGCACATACCGCTGTTCGGATATGCGCGGAGGTGCGAACGGCGCCAGGATCCGACTTGCTCCTCAAAAGGAATGGGAAGCGAACGAACCGGATCAGTTGGAGAAAGTCCTTGGGGTTTACCAAGAGCTCCAAAGCCAGCTTGATAAGAAGGTCAGCCTAGCCGACCTGATCGTCCTCGGCGGAAGCGCTGCTATCGAAAAAGCGGCGAAGGATGCTGGATTCGACGCAGCGGTTCCATTCACACCAGGCCGCGGCGATGCCTCGGCTGAACAGACGGACGCAGAAAGCTTCGATGTATTAGAGCCGGTTTCCGATGGGTTCCGCAACTATCAGAAGAAGCAATACTCCACAAGCCCAGAGGAAATGCTCGTCGACAAAGCGCAGCTGCTCGGCTTGACGGCCCCTGAAATGACCGTCCTTCTCGGCGGCATGCGCGTCCTCGGCGCCAACCATAACGGCACGAAGCACGGGGTGTTCACCGACCATGTCGGCACACTGACTAACGACTTCTTCGTGAATCTACTAGACATGGGCGTCGAGTGGAAACCAGCCGGCTTCAACCAATACGAAGGCCGCGACCGCAAGACAGGTGAAGTCGTACGCACCGCTACACGCTTCGACCTCGTGTTCGGTTCAAACTCAGAACTTCGCGCCCTCGCGGAAGTTTATGCACAGGACGACAATAAGGAAAAATTCGTCCGCGACTTTATCGCAGCCTGGGTGAAAGTGATGGATGCCGATCGTTTTGATGTGAAATATAGTTAA
- a CDS encoding response regulator transcription factor — translation MSTKVLIVDDDTDIRNLISVYLENEGMETTKAVDALEALKLLEREDFDLIILDIMMPKMDGIEACMKIREERHMPIIMLSAKSEDMNKIHGLASGADDYMTKPFNPLELIARIKSQLRRYKKYNTEAEINNGLIEIGDLKVNTDTRQVWVRNKEVRLTPKEFDILELLARNKGIVLSVSKIYESVWKEDFFKSDNTVMVHITKIREKIEEESKRPIYIKTVWGVGYKI, via the coding sequence TTGAGTACAAAAGTTTTAATTGTGGATGATGATACGGACATCAGAAATCTTATCTCTGTTTATTTAGAAAATGAAGGAATGGAGACAACAAAGGCTGTAGATGCTCTTGAGGCATTAAAACTACTGGAACGGGAGGATTTCGACCTCATTATTTTAGATATTATGATGCCGAAAATGGATGGAATCGAAGCCTGTATGAAGATTCGGGAAGAACGCCATATGCCCATCATCATGCTCTCTGCGAAATCAGAAGATATGAATAAGATCCATGGACTTGCTTCTGGAGCCGATGATTATATGACAAAGCCATTCAATCCTTTGGAACTGATTGCAAGGATCAAGTCTCAGCTCAGGCGATATAAAAAATATAATACGGAGGCTGAAATCAATAATGGCTTGATTGAAATTGGCGATCTCAAAGTAAATACAGATACCCGTCAGGTATGGGTAAGGAATAAGGAAGTAAGACTGACACCGAAGGAATTTGATATTCTTGAACTTCTTGCCCGCAATAAAGGGATCGTGTTAAGTGTCAGCAAAATATACGAATCCGTTTGGAAGGAAGACTTTTTCAAATCGGATAATACCGTCATGGTGCATATCACCAAAATCCGGGAGAAGATTGAAGAAGAATCCAAACGTCCCATTTATATCAAAACGGTCTGGGGAGTCGGCTATAAAATATGA
- a CDS encoding class I SAM-dependent methyltransferase has protein sequence MKPNLFFLQYLISPRKIGAVLPSSDFLADRMIEAVEFQSAQYIVEYGVGTGVFTDKILKYRNPHTVVMLFENNKVFYQTLKEKYKSENNLIMINDSAENIDKYVKKYGIPYIDYVISGLPFASLPQNVSNDILNKTIKLLTNGGKFITFQYTLLKKSLFDQYFEQIDIKREYRNFPPAIVLSCQNKRIPRQWKRCE, from the coding sequence TTGAAACCAAACCTGTTTTTTCTTCAATATCTCATTAGTCCCAGAAAAATCGGAGCAGTTTTGCCAAGTTCAGATTTCCTTGCAGATAGAATGATTGAAGCAGTTGAATTCCAATCAGCCCAATATATTGTTGAATATGGAGTGGGAACTGGAGTATTTACAGATAAAATCCTAAAATACAGAAACCCCCATACGGTCGTAATGTTGTTTGAAAACAATAAAGTGTTTTATCAAACATTAAAAGAAAAATACAAATCGGAAAATAACTTGATTATGATAAACGATTCGGCAGAAAACATAGATAAGTATGTGAAAAAGTATGGAATTCCTTATATTGACTATGTAATCTCTGGACTGCCTTTTGCAAGTTTGCCCCAGAATGTCTCGAATGATATCTTAAATAAAACCATCAAGTTGCTTACCAACGGAGGTAAGTTCATTACGTTTCAATATACCCTGTTGAAAAAATCACTTTTTGACCAATACTTTGAACAAATTGACATTAAGCGTGAATACCGAAACTTCCCTCCTGCCATCGTGTTAAGCTGCCAAAATAAACGTATTCCAAGACAGTGGAAAAGGTGTGAATAG
- a CDS encoding aldo/keto reductase: MFNETYKLSNGVEIPKLGLGTWLLDDAQTAQAIRDAISIGYRHIDTAQAYMNESGVGEGIRSCGVAREELFITTKVAAEAKTYDAVTKSIDESLAKMGLDYIDLLIIHSPQPWTEFREENRYFEENKEAWKAMEDAYKTGKVKAIGLSNFLQDDVENILESCEIMPMANQILAHVSNTPLDLIEFCQKHDILVEAYSPIAHGAVLDHEEVKVIADKYGVSVAQLCLRYDIQLGLVAIPKTANPDHMRNNAELDFVISDADMEALKNVEPIQDYGEHRFFPVFGGKLK; the protein is encoded by the coding sequence ATGTTTAATGAAACTTACAAATTATCAAATGGTGTAGAGATTCCTAAATTGGGGCTCGGAACCTGGCTGCTTGACGACGCACAAACCGCACAGGCAATTCGAGATGCGATATCTATCGGATATCGTCATATTGATACTGCTCAGGCTTATATGAATGAGTCTGGTGTAGGGGAAGGAATCCGTTCCTGCGGTGTCGCAAGAGAAGAACTCTTCATCACGACCAAGGTGGCTGCAGAAGCAAAGACCTATGATGCCGTTACAAAGTCCATTGATGAGTCATTAGCAAAGATGGGGCTGGATTACATTGATCTCCTGATTATCCACAGCCCACAGCCTTGGACGGAATTCCGTGAGGAGAACCGTTACTTCGAGGAAAACAAAGAAGCATGGAAAGCGATGGAGGATGCTTATAAGACAGGCAAGGTAAAAGCAATCGGTCTTTCTAACTTCCTTCAGGATGATGTAGAGAATATTCTTGAAAGCTGTGAAATCATGCCGATGGCGAATCAGATATTGGCACACGTGAGCAATACTCCTCTGGATCTAATTGAATTCTGCCAGAAGCATGACATCCTGGTAGAAGCGTATTCACCCATTGCACACGGTGCAGTGTTGGATCATGAAGAGGTTAAGGTAATAGCTGATAAGTATGGGGTATCTGTAGCTCAGCTTTGCCTACGTTATGATATCCAGCTTGGTCTCGTCGCCATTCCTAAGACGGCTAATCCGGATCACATGAGAAACAATGCCGAGCTGGATTTTGTCATCAGCGATGCAGATATGGAAGCTTTGAAGAATGTAGAGCCCATCCAAGATTATGGTGAGCATCGTTTCTTCCCAGTATTTGGCGGCAAATTAAAATGA
- a CDS encoding TetR/AcrR family transcriptional regulator: MSKVDRRITKSQKSIKKAVTELMSEKNYDDITIQDIADRADVNRGTIYLHYVDKYDLLDKMIEEHIINLRELCQSASDMTFQEGNYVWFEYFEQNYLFFSTMLASKGARFFRHRFLELVIQEYKPEVDTTKGKNKGFNEDIILQFFASAIVGSVEWWFKNGMPLPARVMAEQTGALLDRNLD; this comes from the coding sequence ATGTCTAAAGTGGATAGAAGAATTACCAAAAGCCAAAAATCCATAAAAAAGGCTGTTACTGAACTAATGTCAGAAAAAAACTATGATGACATAACCATTCAGGATATTGCAGATCGAGCAGATGTGAATCGAGGAACCATTTATCTTCATTACGTTGATAAATATGATCTATTGGATAAGATGATTGAAGAACATATCATCAACCTTCGGGAACTTTGCCAATCTGCATCTGATATGACCTTTCAAGAAGGAAATTATGTCTGGTTCGAATATTTTGAGCAAAATTATTTATTCTTTTCAACAATGTTGGCAAGTAAAGGGGCCCGTTTTTTTCGCCATCGGTTTCTTGAATTAGTCATCCAGGAGTATAAGCCTGAAGTGGATACAACCAAAGGAAAAAACAAGGGTTTCAATGAAGATATCATCCTTCAATTTTTTGCTTCAGCCATCGTTGGGTCAGTGGAATGGTGGTTCAAGAATGGAATGCCTTTGCCGGCTCGTGTTATGGCAGAACAAACAGGGGCATTATTAGATAGGAATCTGGATTAA
- a CDS encoding cupin domain-containing protein has translation MAKHEEVKNGVIFPAGEKNEAFAQYFVGQSYLNPLVFDSKVSVGVGNVTFEPGCRNNWHIHRDGYQILLVTGGEGWYQEEGKPAQFLKAGDVVVTHDGVKHWHGAAKDSWFEHIAITAGKPEWLEPVSDEAYEKATK, from the coding sequence ATGGCAAAACACGAAGAAGTAAAAAACGGCGTGATTTTCCCAGCAGGCGAAAAAAACGAAGCATTTGCACAATATTTTGTGGGACAAAGTTATCTGAATCCATTAGTTTTTGATTCAAAAGTGAGTGTCGGTGTTGGGAATGTTACCTTCGAACCAGGATGCCGAAATAACTGGCACATTCATCGTGATGGATATCAAATTTTATTAGTAACTGGCGGCGAAGGTTGGTACCAAGAAGAAGGAAAACCCGCTCAATTCTTAAAAGCTGGTGATGTTGTAGTCACTCATGATGGTGTAAAACATTGGCATGGAGCTGCAAAAGACAGCTGGTTTGAACACATTGCAATCACTGCAGGCAAGCCGGAATGGTTAGAACCTGTTTCAGACGAAGCATATGAAAAAGCAACTAAATGA
- a CDS encoding VOC family protein translates to MNFHRSPITFVSQVNLKVQNLERSIVFYKEVIGFKVLEQSSSSATLSADGKTALLSLEQPDHVVPKQGRTTGLYHFALLLPQRTDLARIVQHFRANGVQFGSSDHLVSEALYLSDPDGNGIEIYVDREPAEWSWSNGEVEMTVDPLNFIDLLALVTQQSWNGLPSETVMGHIHLHVSELEKTEEFYIRGLGFEVVNRFGTQALFISDGKYHHHIGLNTWNGVGAPTPHANSAGLESFTLMLSSEEKKSKIIAQLRGIGAAVKEESGSIVTTDPSGNRIRLAAQK, encoded by the coding sequence GTGAATTTTCACCGTTCACCTATAACATTTGTAAGTCAAGTAAACCTAAAGGTACAAAATTTAGAACGTTCCATCGTTTTTTACAAAGAAGTCATAGGTTTTAAGGTGCTGGAACAATCATCAAGTTCTGCTACACTTAGTGCTGATGGAAAAACGGCTTTGTTATCATTAGAACAACCAGATCATGTCGTTCCGAAACAAGGAAGAACGACAGGGCTATATCATTTTGCATTACTATTGCCTCAGCGAACGGACTTAGCAAGGATTGTGCAGCATTTTAGGGCAAATGGAGTACAATTCGGTTCTTCTGATCATCTGGTTAGTGAAGCACTTTATTTATCTGACCCCGACGGAAATGGAATTGAAATCTATGTAGACCGGGAACCGGCCGAATGGAGTTGGAGCAATGGTGAAGTAGAAATGACCGTTGATCCATTGAATTTCATAGACCTCCTGGCTCTTGTGACACAGCAGTCATGGAATGGCCTACCGTCTGAAACAGTCATGGGGCATATTCATTTGCATGTATCTGAATTGGAAAAAACAGAAGAGTTTTATATTAGGGGACTTGGATTTGAAGTCGTAAATCGATTCGGTACACAGGCACTTTTTATTTCCGATGGCAAATACCATCACCATATTGGTTTAAATACTTGGAATGGAGTCGGTGCACCAACACCGCATGCTAATAGTGCTGGACTAGAATCATTTACCCTAATGCTTTCAAGTGAGGAAAAGAAATCTAAAATTATTGCACAGTTGAGGGGAATTGGGGCAGCCGTTAAAGAAGAAAGTGGTTCTATCGTTACTACCGATCCTTCAGGAAATCGTATACGGCTAGCAGCCCAAAAATAA
- a CDS encoding SE1832 family protein, which yields MTKEELEYKMNEVKADYIRIQGDVEKLESVGRNTEIQQRNLEELEQELSRLHKQLAAIDQDS from the coding sequence ATGACAAAAGAAGAATTGGAATACAAAATGAACGAAGTGAAAGCAGATTATATCCGTATCCAGGGAGATGTGGAGAAGTTGGAATCCGTAGGCAGAAACACAGAAATCCAACAAAGAAATTTAGAAGAATTGGAACAGGAGCTTTCCCGCTTGCATAAGCAGCTTGCAGCGATTGACCAGG
- a CDS encoding HAMP domain-containing sensor histidine kinase, giving the protein MKFKRMKNSLLVKLLAAVAVSFLVAIVVMTVISQIILHLYNVKFLTTEDIGVTTYNVLVFLIFSFVILSFILTFLAITRNKLIYIKHITESINEMANGKLGLTIDMKGNDELSRLAENINSMSKELANKFEYERQLELAKNELITNVSHDLRSPLTSIIGYLDLLRKGEYSNPNQLNEYLHTSYSKSKRLETLINELFEYTRLSSPDVKLDITEVNLMDVLEQLIGEYIPMFEKQKLTIIKTTPDEEIPVAMDIEKMIRVYENLLMNAIKYSVKPSEIHINVETLGSMAVMKIANRVDTPPVHDMNKLFERFYIGDKARRNNQGTGLGLAISRRIVELHGGDIRARYKDGWITFIVEHPLL; this is encoded by the coding sequence ATGAAATTCAAACGAATGAAGAATTCACTACTTGTAAAGCTTCTGGCAGCTGTTGCGGTTAGTTTTTTAGTTGCGATTGTTGTGATGACCGTCATCTCCCAGATTATTTTGCATCTCTACAACGTCAAGTTTCTGACGACGGAAGATATCGGTGTAACCACTTATAATGTCCTGGTGTTTTTGATCTTTTCTTTCGTGATCCTTTCTTTTATTCTCACGTTTCTGGCCATTACCCGAAACAAACTGATCTATATCAAACACATCACTGAAAGTATCAATGAAATGGCCAATGGAAAATTGGGATTGACGATTGATATGAAGGGGAATGATGAATTAAGCAGATTGGCTGAAAATATCAATAGCATGTCAAAAGAGCTGGCCAATAAATTCGAATATGAAAGACAACTGGAACTAGCCAAAAATGAGCTGATCACTAACGTATCCCATGATTTGCGTTCGCCCTTAACTTCCATCATTGGCTATTTAGACTTGCTCCGGAAGGGTGAATATTCAAACCCAAATCAGTTAAATGAATATCTTCATACGTCTTACTCCAAATCCAAACGGCTTGAAACCTTAATCAATGAATTATTTGAATATACTCGTTTATCAAGCCCTGATGTCAAGTTAGACATTACTGAAGTAAACTTGATGGATGTATTAGAACAATTGATTGGTGAATACATTCCAATGTTTGAAAAGCAAAAGCTGACGATCATTAAGACAACACCTGATGAGGAAATTCCTGTTGCGATGGATATTGAAAAAATGATCCGTGTTTATGAAAACCTTCTGATGAATGCGATAAAATACAGCGTAAAACCGTCTGAAATCCATATCAATGTCGAAACACTTGGTTCCATGGCGGTTATGAAGATAGCGAACCGTGTTGATACCCCTCCTGTGCATGATATGAATAAATTATTTGAACGTTTTTATATAGGTGATAAAGCAAGAAGGAATAATCAAGGTACGGGTCTGGGACTTGCCATTTCAAGGAGGATTGTTGAATTACACGGCGGAGATATTCGAGCAAGGTATAAAGATGGATGGATCACCTTTATCGTTGAACACCCCTTATTATAA
- a CDS encoding carboxymuconolactone decarboxylase family protein, translating into MNRVEKSREKYKQLFGNEVTAVNHTDPDFQDILNHFIFGEVSYQGNLDDKKHELITLVVLTVNQMLPQLHAHVSAALNVGLTPVEIKEAVYQCAPYIGFPMTLNAIHEVNDVFISKEISLPLESQKQVDEANRFDKGLAVQMEIFGEVITKMHESAPSNQKHIQEYLSAFCFGDFYTRGGLDLNTRELLTLCIITALGGAEGQVKAHVQGNKNVGNNKLTLISAITHCLPYIGFPRTLNALACVNEVIPEN; encoded by the coding sequence ATGAACCGTGTTGAAAAGAGCAGAGAAAAGTATAAACAGCTATTCGGTAATGAAGTGACTGCCGTAAACCATACCGATCCTGATTTTCAGGACATTCTAAATCATTTTATTTTTGGGGAAGTTTCCTATCAAGGGAATCTGGATGACAAGAAGCATGAGTTAATTACCCTGGTGGTTCTTACGGTTAATCAGATGCTGCCTCAGCTACATGCACATGTCAGTGCGGCATTGAATGTCGGTTTAACACCTGTAGAAATCAAAGAGGCTGTTTACCAGTGTGCTCCGTACATTGGATTTCCGATGACGTTAAATGCAATCCATGAAGTCAATGACGTTTTTATATCCAAGGAAATTTCGCTGCCATTAGAAAGCCAAAAGCAGGTTGACGAAGCAAATCGCTTTGACAAGGGATTGGCCGTTCAGATGGAGATTTTCGGTGAAGTAATTACAAAAATGCATGAGAGTGCCCCATCGAATCAAAAGCATATACAGGAATACCTTTCCGCATTTTGTTTCGGAGACTTCTATACTCGCGGGGGACTGGATTTAAATACACGCGAATTGCTGACACTCTGCATCATCACAGCTTTGGGCGGTGCTGAAGGTCAAGTTAAGGCACATGTTCAAGGGAACAAGAATGTCGGCAACAACAAGCTCACTTTAATAAGCGCCATCACCCACTGCCTCCCTTATATAGGTTTTCCACGAACACTGAACGCATTAGCTTGCGTGAATGAAGTTATTCCTGAAAATTAA
- a CDS encoding TetR/AcrR family transcriptional regulator has protein sequence MTNKKKQTDPRIIRTRQLLKDAFVELLQEMDLEKLSVNRLTETATINRVTFYLHYKDISDMLDKMADDMILDISSVLGEPEAKLKPNDEENMKMLEKFLEHVALNGKFYKTVLATRRIPIFKERLLTFLTDWLVTRIESRGDDSFVQKAGIQQEIFIWYDAAAIVGTIEAWLRNDMPYSPSFLARQFYLIHTRGFEKR, from the coding sequence ATGACGAACAAAAAAAAGCAGACAGATCCTCGGATCATCCGCACACGCCAGCTGCTGAAGGATGCTTTTGTCGAGCTGCTGCAGGAAATGGATCTGGAGAAGTTATCCGTCAACCGTTTGACCGAAACGGCGACGATCAATCGGGTGACATTTTACCTTCATTATAAAGACATCTCAGATATGCTGGATAAGATGGCCGATGATATGATCCTTGATATTTCAAGCGTTTTGGGCGAGCCGGAAGCGAAGCTGAAACCAAATGATGAAGAGAATATGAAGATGCTTGAGAAGTTCCTTGAACACGTCGCGCTGAATGGGAAGTTTTATAAAACGGTGCTCGCGACCAGGAGGATCCCCATCTTTAAAGAGCGTCTATTAACCTTTTTGACTGACTGGCTCGTGACGCGAATCGAGAGCAGGGGAGATGACTCTTTCGTGCAAAAAGCCGGCATCCAACAGGAAATTTTCATCTGGTATGATGCCGCTGCGATCGTTGGAACGATTGAAGCGTGGCTCCGCAATGATATGCCCTATTCTCCGTCCTTCCTCGCCAGACAATTTTATCTGATCCATACAAGGGGATTTGAAAAACGATAA
- a CDS encoding DHA2 family efflux MFS transporter permease subunit — MSASAATDTSMLKNGPIMTIMILGAFFTIFNQTTMTVALPTLMEAFHIDASTGQWLTTGYMLVNGVLIPVTGFLMQRFSTRQLFLSSMFIFLAGTVVSALAPNFSVLLTGRLIQAASTGITMPLLMNVVLKLFPPERRGTAMGTVGLAIIFAPAIGPTLTGYVLDVFPWQTLFYGMIPFIVIIIICGFVFLKNVSETTESKLDTISLILSTIGFGSLLYGFSEAGNEGWGNLEVIATLSVGVVAVAVFTWRQLVSDRPFLDLRAFKYNMFSLTTVINCVITMVMYADMILLPLYLQKARGFTALEAGFLMLPGALLMGLLSPAVGKLFDRFGAKWLSIIGIIIIMATTYTFTDLSDSTSYIHLILMYAGRRVGMALFLMPLQTAGLNQLPTSLHGHGTAISNTARQVAGAIGTSLLVTIMTNRIKDHFQDMIMGGATGTKAHMLMEASIQGISDTYFAIMIIGGISLVLSFFIKRAEQAPEETVAAS, encoded by the coding sequence TTGAGTGCAAGCGCAGCGACAGATACGAGTATGCTAAAAAATGGACCCATCATGACCATTATGATTCTGGGTGCCTTCTTTACCATTTTTAATCAAACGACGATGACCGTTGCTCTTCCAACGTTGATGGAGGCTTTTCATATTGATGCTTCCACCGGGCAATGGCTGACAACGGGGTATATGCTGGTCAATGGTGTGCTCATTCCAGTGACAGGCTTTTTGATGCAGCGATTCTCGACACGGCAGCTATTCCTAAGTTCCATGTTCATCTTCCTTGCCGGTACGGTTGTTTCCGCGCTGGCACCAAATTTCTCTGTATTGCTCACAGGCCGTTTGATCCAGGCAGCGTCCACAGGGATTACGATGCCCCTGCTCATGAACGTGGTGTTGAAACTCTTCCCTCCTGAACGAAGAGGGACGGCGATGGGCACAGTCGGCCTTGCAATCATTTTTGCGCCTGCCATCGGACCGACGCTGACCGGATATGTTCTCGATGTGTTCCCGTGGCAAACGTTATTCTATGGAATGATACCTTTTATTGTGATCATCATTATTTGCGGATTTGTTTTTCTCAAGAATGTTTCAGAAACGACTGAAAGCAAGTTGGACACGATCAGTTTGATTCTTTCTACGATCGGATTTGGTTCCCTTCTTTATGGGTTCAGTGAAGCCGGAAATGAGGGCTGGGGAAATCTAGAGGTCATCGCGACCCTTTCTGTGGGCGTCGTCGCCGTTGCGGTGTTTACGTGGAGGCAGCTCGTTTCCGACCGTCCGTTCCTTGATCTGAGAGCCTTTAAATACAACATGTTCTCGTTGACGACGGTCATCAATTGCGTGATTACGATGGTCATGTATGCAGACATGATCCTGCTTCCGTTGTATCTTCAAAAAGCCCGTGGATTCACAGCGCTGGAGGCCGGGTTCCTGATGCTGCCCGGAGCTTTATTGATGGGTCTATTAAGCCCTGCTGTCGGAAAACTGTTCGACCGTTTCGGTGCGAAATGGCTGTCGATCATCGGGATTATCATCATCATGGCAACCACGTATACTTTTACCGATTTGTCTGATTCAACGAGCTATATCCATCTCATTTTGATGTACGCTGGCCGCCGAGTCGGGATGGCATTATTTCTGATGCCGCTTCAAACGGCGGGGCTGAACCAACTGCCGACCAGCCTTCATGGGCATGGGACCGCCATTTCGAACACGGCGAGGCAAGTGGCGGGTGCCATTGGGACATCACTCCTTGTCACGATCATGACGAATCGAATCAAGGATCACTTCCAGGATATGATCATGGGCGGGGCAACCGGCACGAAAGCCCACATGCTCATGGAAGCGTCGATCCAAGGAATCAGTGATACTTATTTTGCCATCATGATCATCGGTGGCATCAGCTTGGTCCTCTCCTTTTTCATAAAGCGGGCTGAGCAAGCACCTGAGGAGACTGTTGCTGCTTCTTGA